TGTGGCTGATCGCGCTGTTTCTGCTGCTGCTGCTGTTAATGCCCTACAGCGGCCCGCTGTTTGCCCGCTGGTTTCCGCAGCTCGATCGGCCGGTATATCAGCAAGAGAGCTTTTTCCAGCTGGCGCTGGCGCATATCCGGCTGGTGGCGATCTCCAGCCTGGGCGCGGCGCTGATCGGCATTGGCGCGGGCGTGGCTGTGACGCGCCGTGCCGGACGCGAATTTCGTCCGCTGATTGAAACGCTGGCCGCCGCCGGGCAAACCTTTCCGCCGGTAGCCGTGCTGGCGGTGGCGGTACCGGTTATCGGCTTCGGCGAGCAGCCTGCGCTGATCGCGCTGCTGCTGTACGGCATTTTGCCGATTTTGCAGGGTACGCTGGCGGGGCTGGAATCGGTGCCGGAGAGCGCGCGCGAAGTGGCGCAGGGGGTAGGGATGAGCGGCTGGCAGCGCCTGACGCGCGTCGAGCTGCCGTTAGCCGCGCCGGTGATTCTGGCGGGCGTGCGCACCTCGATCATCATTAATATCGGCACCGCGGCGATCGCCTCGACGGTAGGGGCGAAAAGCCTGGGGTCGCCGGTGATTATCGGCCTGAGCGGGTTTAATACGGCGTATGTGATTCAGGGAGCGGTGCTGGTGGCGCTACTGGCGCTGGTGGTGGACCGGCTGTTTGAGCGCCTGCAGCGTCGGGTTAGCGGGCATGTAAAATAATGGCGTAGCCTACCAGCATCAGACCGCCGGTGCCGCCGACCGCCATGATAAAGAAAAGGGTGCCAACCAGATATTTTTGCCAGTTCATGAGAGTGCCTGTAGAGATAAAACAAGAGGGCGGATCATAACGCGATCCGCCCTCTGCGACCAGGCAATTTGCGCCATTTTTCATGCGCGTTTCGCCCGGTTAAACCTGCCCGTGCAGCGTGATGGTGAAGCCCTGCTCGTGCCAGTGAGCGAACTGTTCCACCTGACGCCGGGTCAGTTTTTTGCCGGTCCAGACAAAAATCTGCTGGCCGGGGAACAGCTCGGGACGCGGGTTATCAAGCGGCTCCGCCAGCACGTCCATCCGCCAGCCCGTCTGGGCAAGACGCCAGGCCTCAAGCCAGATACGGGTGCGATCCTCCACCCCCAGCCGATGATCAGCGCATCCTGGCCCGCCTTTTTACGCGAGCCGCACAGGCAGAAGGCGATATAGTCGATCAGCGCGCCGTCCAGCAGGCTGCACATCGCTTTCGCGGTGTTCTGATCCAGCCCCAGACGCTGGCGTACCGGCACAAAAACATGATCGATCAGCGCGTCAACCGGATGCTCGCGGCCGATGGTGGCGATTTTAGCGCGCAGGCGTGAAGGACGAACCTGACGCAGCACGCTCATCACCTCTTCCTGTAGCGTCATCCAGCCGTCGTGTACATTAACGTTATCCCCTTCAAGCAGGGCTTTCACTTTGCCTACCGGGACGCCGCTCTCTATCCAGCGCTTGATCTCTTCGATACGCTGAACATCTTCATCATCAAACTGTCGGTGACCGCCTTCGGTACGCTGTGGCTTCAACAGCCCATAGCGACGCTGCCATGCGCGTAACGTTACCGGGTTGATACCACAGCGTTCGGCGACATCGCCGATGCTGTATAAGGTCATGCACATCCCCTGCTTGTTCGTGAGACTCGTGTGTCTGCATTAACCTTAGCGGAGGCATCGCAAGTTGTACATTATTTTTTAAGTTGTACAACTTGATCGTCGCCACAAAAGCGCGCATTCTCTTTTTTGAGAAATAATCTCTTATATGAGAAATCAGATGACCGATACCGATCAACGCCTGGCGCAGCGGCTGACAGCGCTGCGCCAGCATCGCGGCTGGACGCTGGAGCAGCTGGCCAGCGCCACCGGCATCAGCCGCGCTTCGCTGTCGCGCATTGAGCGTGCAGAAATCAGCCCGACCGCCACGCTGCTTAATAAGCTCTGCGTCGCCTACGGGCTGACTATGTCGCGCTTGCTGAGCGAAGTGGAAGAGGATGTTGCGCAGCACCTGACGCCGCCGCAGCAGCCGGTCTGGCAGGATCGCGAGCAGGGCTTCGTGCGGCGCGGGC
This DNA window, taken from Mixta gaviniae, encodes the following:
- a CDS encoding ABC transporter permease, which gives rise to MRRWLRDPLLWLIALFLLLLLLMPYSGPLFARWFPQLDRPVYQQESFFQLALAHIRLVAISSLGAALIGIGAGVAVTRRAGREFRPLIETLAAAGQTFPPVAVLAVAVPVIGFGEQPALIALLLYGILPILQGTLAGLESVPESAREVAQGVGMSGWQRLTRVELPLAAPVILAGVRTSIIINIGTAAIASTVGAKSLGSPVIIGLSGFNTAYVIQGAVLVALLALVVDRLFERLQRRVSGHVK
- a CDS encoding helix-turn-helix domain-containing protein; its protein translation is MRNQMTDTDQRLAQRLTALRQHRGWTLEQLASATGISRASLSRIERAEISPTATLLNKLCVAYGLTMSRLLSEVEEDVAQHLTPPQQPVWQDREQGFVRRGLSPPASGYRAEMIEGVLRPGALIAYDAPPVPGLEQHIWLLAGVLIIEASGARWRLAAGDTLRFHLFGASAFHAPEAEGARYLLVVCR